Proteins encoded together in one Clostridia bacterium window:
- a CDS encoding biotin transporter BioY: protein MKENVLKKINTRDMAHIALAVALNAVCAFITIPATVPFTLQVFGIFFTLEYLGGRRGAIAVWLYLLFGAIGLPFFSGFRGGFSVLLSATGGFIMAFAVVALLYFVLSFFQAPRFVHYIAAAVSLALIYFGGCGWFVFIMGGTLKHALLICVVPFILPDVIKITLAYLLAARLNKIRQ from the coding sequence ATGAAGGAAAACGTTTTGAAGAAAATCAACACGCGCGATATGGCGCATATCGCGCTTGCGGTCGCGTTGAACGCGGTTTGCGCTTTTATAACGATCCCCGCGACGGTTCCTTTTACGTTGCAGGTCTTCGGGATCTTCTTTACGCTCGAATACTTGGGCGGCAGGCGCGGCGCGATCGCCGTCTGGCTGTATCTCTTATTCGGCGCGATCGGGCTTCCGTTTTTCAGCGGCTTCCGCGGCGGTTTCTCCGTCCTTCTCTCCGCGACGGGCGGATTCATTATGGCGTTCGCCGTCGTCGCGCTTCTTTATTTCGTCTTGTCCTTTTTCCAAGCGCCGCGTTTCGTCCATTATATCGCCGCGGCGGTTTCCCTCGCTTTGATCTATTTCGGCGGGTGCGGATGGTTCGTCTTCATTATGGGCGGGACGCTGAAACACGCGCTTTTGATCTGCGTCGTCCCGTTTATTTTGCCGGACGTGATAAAGATCACGCTTGCCTATCTGCTTGCCGCGCGGCTGAACAAGATTCGCCAATGA
- a CDS encoding alpha/beta hydrolase family protein, which produces MKCTYDYERELFRKVKPSMSYDGGDLKSWQGAAREKLRELLGMDRMIPAAPDLSVEWEKQQAGYTEMRFTFQSEPGYRIPAHLLLPDGVKNPPVIICLQGHSPGMYISLGVVKQEKDALSIKNGNRDFCIRAVKEGYAAICMEQRSFGELKNPNKELDACLEPAMTALLMGRTTVGERVWDVCRMIDVVEKYFADKVDASAICLTGNSGGGTATAYAAALEDRIKLAMPSCAVCGFADSIGAMHHCSCNYVPQIGLFFDMGDLVAMACPKYYVQVNGAEDKIFPLAGAKACFEQGKRAYAFLGFADRLTHVIGEEGHRFYADKAWPAVHKYLGK; this is translated from the coding sequence GTGAAATGTACCTATGATTACGAACGGGAATTGTTCCGCAAAGTCAAGCCGTCCATGAGTTACGACGGCGGCGATCTGAAGTCCTGGCAGGGCGCGGCGCGCGAAAAACTGCGGGAACTCCTTGGGATGGATCGCATGATCCCCGCAGCTCCGGATCTTTCCGTTGAATGGGAAAAACAGCAGGCGGGATATACCGAAATGCGCTTCACCTTTCAAAGCGAGCCCGGCTATCGCATTCCCGCGCATTTGCTCCTGCCGGACGGCGTGAAAAATCCGCCCGTGATCATCTGTTTACAAGGGCATTCCCCCGGTATGTACATCTCCCTCGGCGTCGTAAAGCAGGAGAAGGACGCGCTTTCCATCAAAAACGGGAACCGCGATTTTTGCATCCGCGCGGTCAAGGAAGGTTACGCCGCCATCTGTATGGAACAACGCTCGTTTGGGGAACTTAAAAATCCGAATAAGGAGCTTGACGCCTGCCTGGAACCAGCGATGACCGCCCTTCTGATGGGGCGCACCACCGTAGGGGAACGCGTTTGGGACGTCTGCCGAATGATCGACGTAGTGGAAAAGTATTTTGCCGACAAAGTGGACGCAAGCGCCATCTGCCTGACCGGAAATTCCGGCGGTGGTACGGCCACGGCTTATGCCGCTGCGCTGGAGGACCGCATCAAACTTGCCATGCCATCCTGCGCCGTGTGCGGTTTTGCGGATTCCATTGGCGCGATGCATCACTGCTCCTGCAATTACGTGCCGCAGATAGGCTTATTTTTCGATATGGGCGACTTGGTCGCTATGGCTTGCCCCAAGTATTACGTGCAGGTCAACGGCGCGGAGGACAAGATTTTCCCGCTTGCGGGCGCAAAAGCTTGCTTTGAGCAAGGGAAGAGGGCGTACGCATTCCTCGGCTTTGCCGACCGCTTGACGCACGTCATCGGCGAAGAAGGACACCGCTTTTACGCAGATAAGGCTTGGCCCGCCGTGCATAAGTATTTAGGCAAATAA